A genomic segment from Branchiostoma floridae strain S238N-H82 chromosome 7, Bfl_VNyyK, whole genome shotgun sequence encodes:
- the LOC118419424 gene encoding ribonucleoside-diphosphate reductase large subunit-like, with amino-acid sequence MYVLKRDGRQEKVHFDKITSRIQKLCYGLNMDFVDPTKITMKVINGLYSGVTTVELDTLAAETAATMTVKHPDYATLAARIAISNLHKETKKAFTDVMEDLYNWVNPKTNQHSPMISKKLMDLVMKNADRLNSAIIYDRDFKYTYFGIKTLERSYLLRIDGKVAERPQHMLMRVALGIHYEDLDAAIETYNLMSEKKFTHASPTLFNAGTNKPQLSSCFLLTMKDDSIDGIYETLKQCALISKSAGGIGVNIHKIRASGSFIAGTNGTSNGLLPMLRVFNNTARYVDQGGNKRPGAFAMYLEPWHADIFEFLDARKNTGKEEQRARDLFYAMWIPDLFMKRVEENGEWTLMCPHECPGLEDCWGEEFEKLYEGYEKAGKGRRTVKAQQVWYAIIEAQTETGNPYMLYKDACNSKSNQQNLGTIKCSNLCTEIVEYTSPDEVAVCNLASIAVNMYVKPDGTYDFEKLKEVTVVITRNLNKIIDVNYYPVPEAENSNKKHRPIGIGVQGLADCFILMRYPFESEEAQHLNKQIFETIYYGAMQASCEIAKELGPYETYEGCPVSKGIFQYDMWNVTPTDLWDWAALKEQVKQHGVRNSLLLAPMPTASTAQILGNNESIEAYTSNIYTRRVLSGEFQVVNHHLMTDLTELGLWNEEMKNMIIANNGSVQNIEVIPETIRNLYKTTWEISQKTVIKMAADRGAFIDQSQSLNIHIGEPNYGKITSMHFYGWKLGLKTGMYYLRTRPASNPIQFTVDKSKLAQSTKAEKEKQLEAMVCSLENKDECLMCGS; translated from the exons ATGTACGTCCTTAAGAGAG ATGGCCGTCAGGAAAAAGTCCACTTTGACAAGATCACCTCTCGGATCCAAAAGCTCTGCTATGGACTCAACATGGATTTCGTCGACCCA ACCAAAATCACCATGAAGGTCATCAATGGCCTGTACTCCGGGGTGACCACTGTGGAGTTGGACACCCTGGCCGCGGAGACGGCTGCCACCATGACCGTGAAGCACCCCGACTACGCCACCCTGGCTGCCCGCATCGCCATCTCCAACCTCCACAAGGAGACCAAGAAGGCCTTCACTG ATGTCATGGAGGATCTGTACAACTGGGTGAACCCCAAGACTAACCAACATTCCCCTATGATCTCCAAGAAACTCATGGACCTTGTCATGAAGAACGCAGAT AGGCTGAACTCGGCTATCATCTATGACCGGGACTTCAAGTACACCTACTTTGGCATCAAG acTCTTGAGAGGTCCTACCTTCTAAGGATAGATGGAAAAG TTGCGGAGCGCCCTCAGCATATGCTGATGAGGGTAGCCCTAGGAATCCACTATGAGGACCTCGATGCTGCAATTGAG ACATACAACTTGATGTCTGAGAAGAAGTTCACCCACGCCTCTCCAACTCTCTTCAACGCTGGCACCAACAAGCCACAGCTCTCCAG TTGCTTCTTGCTGACCATGAAGGATGACAGTATAGATGGGATCTACGAGACCCTGAAGCAGTGTGCTCTCATCTCCAAGTCTGCAGGGGGCATTGGGGTCAACATCCACAAGATCAGGGCTTCAGGCAGCTTCATTGCAGGG ACCAACGGGACATCTAACGGTCTCCTCCCCATGTTGAGAGTCTTCAACAACACGGCACGCTATGTGGACCAGGGAGGAAACAAG CGCCCTGGTGCCTTTGCCATGTACTTGGAGCCATGGCACGCCGACATCTTCGAGTTCCTGGATGCTCGCAAGAACACGGGTAAGGAGGAGCAGCGCGCACGTGACCTGTTCTACGCCATGTGGATCCCTGACCTGTTCATGAAGCGCGTGGAAGAGAACGGGGAGTGGACGCTGATGTGTCCGCACGAGTGTCCCGGGCTCGAAGACTGCTGGGGGGAGGAGTTCGAGAAGCTGTACGAAGG CTATGAGAAGGCTGGTAAGGGTCGTCGGACAGTGAAAGCCCAGCAGGTGTGGTATGCTATCATCGAGGCCCAGACGGAGACAGGAAACCCCTACATGCTGTACAAGGATGCCTGCAACAGCAAGTCTAACCAACAGAACCTCGGCACCATCAAGTGCAGCAACCTCTGCACAGAGATTGTGGAGTACACCAGCCCTGATGAG GTTGCAGTGTGCAACCTTGCCTCCATCGCAGTGAACATGTACGTGAAGCCAGACGGAACTTACGACTTCGAGAAACTGAAAGAGGTCACAGTGGTCATCACACGCAACCTGAACAAGATCATTGATGTCAACTACTACCCTGTCCCTGAG GCTGAGAACTCCAACAAGAAGCACCGGCCCATCGGTATCGGCGTGCAGGGCCTTGCTGACTGCTTCATCCTCATGCGGTACCCGTTTGAGAGCGAGGAGGCTCAGCACCTCAACAAGCAGATCTTTGAGACCATCTACTACGGAGCCATGCAGGCCAGCTGCGAGATCGCCAAGGAGCTGG GTCCCTACGAGACCTATGAAGGCTGCCCTGTCAGTAAGGGTATCTTCCAGTACGACATGTGGAACGTGACCCCAACTGACCTCTGGGACTGGGCAGCACTCAAGGAACAG GTTAAGCAGCATGGTGTCCGGAACAGCCTGCTGTTGGCCCCCATGCCCACAGCCTCCACAGCACAGATCCTGGGCAACAACGAGTCCATCGAGGCTTACACCAGCAACATCTACACCAGGAGGGTACTGTCTGGGGAATTCCAG GTTGTGAACCACCACCTGATGACTGACCTGACAGAACTGGGCCTGTGGAACGAAGAAATGAAGAACATGATCATTGCTAACAACGGCTCAGTGCAG AACATTGAGGTTATCCCAGAGACTATCCGTAACCTGTACAAGACCACGTGGGAGATTTCACAGAAAACCGTgatcaagatggcggcagacCGTGGCGCCTTCATCGATCAGAGCCAGTCtctcaacatccacatcggcgAGCCCAACTACGGAAAGATCACCAGCATGCACTTCTACGGCTGGAAACTG GGTCTGAAGACAGGCATGTACTACCTGCGCACACGCCCTGCCTCCAACCCTATCCAGTTCACTGTGGACAAGTCAAAGCTGGCACAGTCGACCAAGGCAGAGAAGGAAAAACAGCTGGAGGCCATGGTCTGCTCTCTCGAAAACAAGGACGAATGTTTGATGTGTGGGTCCTAA
- the LOC118420000 gene encoding uncharacterized protein YwjB-like, with amino-acid sequence MATTSAQIRIMSAMSVDGYISTQDGGVAWLDQFNDVDTGYDDFLKQIETVVMGRTTYEQVRGFDCPWPYATKKAVILTTKNLTDLPTEQTTCYSGNVRDLADNLLKTTTTGDIWLVGGRMVTQAFLDANLVDVIELYVMPVMLYRGIRMFEPSENTPSVWTNLKLTESKTFPNGVVKLVYNKAEVS; translated from the exons ATGGCGACCACATCCGCGCAGATCCGTATCATGAGCGCCATGAGCGTGGATGGTTACATCTCCACCCAGGACGGGGGGGTGGCCTGGTTGGACCAGTTTAATGATGTGGACACCGGTTACGATGACTTCCTCAAACAGATCGAGACCGTGGTGATGGGACGGACGACCTAcgaacag GTTCGTGGTTTCGACTGTCCTTGGCCTTACGCAACCAAGAAAGCCGTGATCCTCACCACAAAAAACCTGACCGACCTCCCCACCGAACAGACCACGTGCTATTCCGGAAACGTACGCGACCTAGCCGACAACCTACTGAAGACCACGACGACAGGTGACATCTGGTTGGTCGGTGGGCGGATGGTCACCCAGGCGTTTCTGGACGCGAATCTCGTGGACGTGATAGAACTGTATGTGATGCCTGTGATGTTGTACCGGGGAATCCGCATGTTTGAGCCGTCAGAAAATACACCAAGCGTTTGGACCAATCTGAAACTGACAGAGAGTAAGACTTTCCCAAATGGTGTGGTTAAACTTGTTTACAACAAGGCAGAAGTGTCATAG